The following is a genomic window from Gemmatimonadaceae bacterium.
CAGGCCCGCCACGGCTTGGCCGACTCGCTCGATGCCGGCACCATCCTCGGCCTTCCGGACGTCGTGGACGCGCATGCCGAGGAGGTGGAGACAGGCGCCGTTGGCGAGTTGCTGGCAATTGTCGAGCAGGCGATCGGTGCCTTGCGGCAGATGCGGAGCGAGGAAGGCGGCCGTCTGGCGGTCTTCCTCCTCGAGCGCGTCTCGCTGGTCGAGGACGGGGTTCACCGGGTTCGCGATCGGGCGCCGATTCGCCTTTGCGAACAGGTGACCCGCCTCCGCAAGGCGGTTAAGGAGCTGGCCGCCGCGGCGAACGTGGATCAGCAGCGCCTCGCGCAGGAAGTGGCGATTCTTGCCGACAAGCTCGATATCGCCGAGGAGCTCGATCGCTTCGATTCGCATATCGGGTCGTTCAGGCAATCCGTGCGGGAGAGCGGCGAGGAGCCGGTGGGCAAGCGGCTTGGCTTCCTCCTCCAGGAGATGGTTCGCGAGGCCAACACCACCGGCAGCAAGGCCAACGATGCCACGATTTTCGCCGACGTAGTGATGATCAAAGAAGAGCTGGAGCGGATTCGAGAGCAGGTCGAGAACATCGAGTGAGCCCTTTCCCGCTCATCCTTTCGTCGCCTTCGGGCGCTGGAAAGACGACGATTGCGAGGGAACTGGTCAAGCGACGCACCGACCTCGGCTATTCCGTATCTTGTACCACCCGGCCGACCAGGCAGGGGGAGGTCGAGGGTCGCGATTACTACTTCCTGACCGCGCCGGAGTTCGAGATCGCGCGGGAGCGGGGCGAATTCGCAGAATCGGCCGAAGTCCATGGCTATCTTTATGGTACGCTGAGACGGGAGGTGGACCGGGTACTGGCATCGGGCCGCCACGTCGTGATGGACATTGACGTCCAGGGAGCGCGCCACTTGGCCGCCGCGTATCCCAGTTCGGTGCTGGTCTTCGTCCTGCCGCCGGACGCCGGAACGCTGCTGGCGCGACTGCGGGGCCGAGGCACCGAAAGCGCGGATTCGTTCTCCAGGCGGCTTCGGAGCGCCGTCGCGGAGCTTAGAGCCGTGGACTCGTATGGTTATGTTGTAGTGAACGCCGATCTCGATCACGCGGTTTCGTCTGTGTCCGGGATCCTCGACGCCGAATCGAACCGGCTCGCTCGAATTGACGGAATCCACGCCCTTGTCGGGGCGATGGTGACCGATCTGGAGAGCGAGCTCGCAAAACTGAACAGGAGCTAGAGAGACATGCAGGTTTTCCTTCCCAAGGATGTCGCGAAGCACGCGACCAACAAGTACCTCGGAGTTCTCGTTGCCGCCAAGTTCGCTCGCGTGCTCAACGAGTTCCCGCGCGATCGCTCGGCCCCGGGTGAGAAGAAGCTGACGACGCGCGCACTCGAGGATCTCACTGAAGGAGAGATCCAGTATCGCGTCATTCCGCGCCGCCGCGCGGAGTAGTTTCGGTGCGGCCTTTTGACGGCCGCCGCATTCTCCTGGGCGTAACCGGGGGAATCGCCAGCTACAAGTCGGTGATGCTCGCGCGTCTGCTGACACAGGCGGGCGCGGAAGTGGATGTCGTCATGACGAGGGCTGCGCTGGAATTCGTCGGCGCCATCACTTTCGAGGCCGTCACGGGCCGCCGCACTTACTCCGAGATATTCGGTCCGGGAAACGCACTGGATCATATTCGGCTCGCCCGCGAAGCGTCCGCGTACGTCGTCGCCCCGGCGACCGCTGATTTCATGGCTCGAGCGGCCCACGGACACGCCGGCGATCTGCTGACCGCGTCCCTGCTCGCGAACACATCACCCGTGTTGCTCATACCGGCGATGAACGACAGGATGTGGGCCAACGCCCAGACGGTGCGGAACGTCGCCCACCTGCGCGAGCTCGGGTACACTGTCGTAGACCCTGACGAGGGCCCGTTGGCCGTCGGGGAAGGCATGGGCCCCGGTCGAATGCCGGAGCCGGAAGCGATCATCGCGCATCTCTCCCGACTTCTCGAGGGGAATGGAGATCTGTCCGGACGGAGTCTGCTCGTGACTGCCGGAGCGACCCGCGAACCGATCGATCCTGTGCGCTTCATTTCGAATCACAGCACCGGGAAGATGGGGGTCGCAATCGCCGCGGCGGCAGCGCGTCGCGGTGCACGAGTGACACTGGTCGCCGGCCATCTCGAAGTGCCCGTCCCACTATTGGTGACCAGAGTGCAAGCCGAGACCGTCGAGGCGATGCGCGACGCCGTGGAACGGGAGCTCCCCGGAGCGGACGCGCTGATAATGGCAGCCGCTCCCGCCGATTATCGGCCGGCGAAAGTGGCGACGCAAAAGATGAAAAAATCCGCGTCCGCGCTTTCTCCTGTAATCGAGCTCATGCAGACCGACGACATACTCGTCTCGACCCGGGCGGCAAGAAAGCCCGGCGCCGTGGTGATCGGATTCGCACTCGAGACGGAGAATCTTCTCGAGAATGGGGCCGCCAAGCTCGAGTCCAAGGATCTCGACATGATCGTGGCCAACAGTGCCTTGGAATCAGGTGCGGGATTCGGCGGCGATTCCAACCGCGTCACGCTGCTAAGCCGCGGTGGCGCAATGGAAGCCATTCCGCTCATGCCAAAGACCGCCCTTGCCGAAATCATTCTCGACCGCCTTGTCGCGCTGCTGAATGGACGCCAGGGATAAGCTCCGCCTCTATCTCGAGCAGCGGCGCGACCTCGGCGAATCCGAGCTCATCCTCGACTCGATGACCGTCGAGGAAGCTCTTCGCGCGATTGGTGCGCTGGCGCGTGGAGGATCCGCACCAGCGCGAAGCCCTCAAGACGAGCCAGTCGCCAGCGGGGATTGGCGCACGGTTCTCGGTCAGCCCTCCGCCCTCCCCGAGCCCGAGCCAGCCGCGCCGCCCGGCCCGGGCCTCGTGGCCGGCGCCGCCCCCGATGAGCTCTTCAACGCCGACGTCATGGGACACACCTCACTCAAAACGCTCGCCTCCGCCCTCGAGTCGTGCACGCGCTGCCCTCTGTACAAGACGGCCAATCACGCCGTGCCGGGAGAGGGCAATACGAACGCCCGGCTGGTGTGCGTCGGCGAGGCGCCCGGCGCCAGCGAGGACGAGACGGGAAGGCCATTCGTAGGCGCCGCCGGACAGCTCCTGACCAAGATCCTCGCCGCGGTGGATCTGACCCGCGAGGAAGTGTTCATCGGAAACGTCATCAAGCACAGGCCACCCGGAAACCGGAACCCCACCCCCGGCGAGATCGAGGCATGCAGTCCCTGGCTCGTCCGCCAGCTGGAGCTGATCAAGCCAAAAGTAATCCTTGCTCTCGGCACCTTTGCAGCGCAGACTCTTCTCAACACGAAGACGCCGCTAGGGAAGCTCCGTGGCGAGATCCATCGCTACCACGGCATACCTGTCGTCGTCACCTATCACCCTGCCGCACTGTTGCGCAATCCGTCGTGGAAACGCCCGACCTGGGAAGATGTCAAGCTCGCCCGTAGAATTCTCGATAGCGCCTCAGGCGCGTGATCCATATTCCGAACGCCGCCCTCCTTACTCCGAGGACGCCGAGCAGGCCGTGCTGTCGGCCATGCTCATGGATCAGGCCGCGGTTCTTCGCGCGTCGGAGCATGTAGACGACACGATGTTCTACCGCGAGGGCAATCGGCGAATCTTCCGCGCCATGCTCTCGCTCTCGGAGCGCGGCGACGTCATTGACCCGCTGACCCTCTCCGAGGAGCTCTCCCGGACCGGCGACCTGCAGGCGAGCGGCGGAAAGGACTACATCGCGTTCCTCGTGGACGCGGTTCCGACGTCCGCCAATATCGAGTACCACGCGAAGATCGTCCGCGAGAAGGCGCTTCGCCGCCGTCTGATCGAGGTTTCCACCGCGATCGTATCGGAAGCATTCGAGTCCGCGGCGCCGGCTGCCGAGCTTCTCGACGCAGCAGAGCAGAGGATCTTCGAGGTCAATCAGGCCCGCGGCACCGAGGCGTTCACCCGCCTCAAGGAGCTCCTGTGGCCGACGATGGAGCGGATCGAGCTCCTCCAGCGAGGCGACGATTCGATCACCGGCGTCAGCAGCGGGTTCAAGGATCTCGACGAGCTGACTGCAGGGTTTCAGCCGTCCGATCTCATCATCGTCGCTGCTCGTCCAGCCATGGGCAAGACCGCGTTCATTCTCAACATCGCGCAGAATGCCGCGCTCGACCACAACGTGCCGGTCGCCTTCTTCTCACTCGAGATGAGCAAGGAGGCACTGGTTCAGCGACTCCTCACGTCGGAAGGTCGCGTGGATGCGCAGCGACTCAGAAAAGGGCGCCTGCACGATGACGAGTTCGTACGACTCGGGCGCGCAGCCGGCATACTCAGCCACGCTCCCATCTGGATAGACGATACTCCCGGAATAACGCTTCTCGAGATGCGCTCCAAGGCGCGACGTCTCAAGATAGACAACGACATCGGCCTCATCGTGGTGGACTATCTTCAGCTGATGCAGGGACCGTCCAACCAGGAGAACCGGCAGCAGGAGATCAGTTACATCTCGCGGTCGCTAAAATCCCTCGCGCGCGAGCTTCGTGTGCCCGTCGTCGCGCTTTCGCAGCTCTCGCGCGCACCCGAGCAACGCACCGGCGAGAACAAGCGCCCGCAGCTCTCCGACCTCCGCGAGTCGGGAGCCATCGAGCAGGACGCCGATCTGGTCATGTTCATCTACCGGCAGGAGATGTACGACGGGCCCACCGACAAGGATGGGAACTCCCTCGAGGGACGCGCGGAGATCATCGTCGGCAAGCAGCGCAACGGTCCGACGGGACTCGTCAATCTCTACTTCAACAAGACCTTTACGCGCTTCGAGAGCCACTCGGCCCGTACGCAGCC
Proteins encoded in this region:
- a CDS encoding uracil-DNA glycosylase, encoding MDARDKLRLYLEQRRDLGESELILDSMTVEEALRAIGALARGGSAPARSPQDEPVASGDWRTVLGQPSALPEPEPAAPPGPGLVAGAAPDELFNADVMGHTSLKTLASALESCTRCPLYKTANHAVPGEGNTNARLVCVGEAPGASEDETGRPFVGAAGQLLTKILAAVDLTREEVFIGNVIKHRPPGNRNPTPGEIEACSPWLVRQLELIKPKVILALGTFAAQTLLNTKTPLGKLRGEIHRYHGIPVVVTYHPAALLRNPSWKRPTWEDVKLARRILDSASGA
- a CDS encoding YicC/YloC family endoribonuclease, whose protein sequence is MTGFGSAEGKVGASSVSVEIRTVNHRFFNPSIKLPAAFGKWEGDVREVLRQRIARGHVALTARVEREPGRGAGINEQRFGEYVVILRGLQARHGLADSLDAGTILGLPDVVDAHAEEVETGAVGELLAIVEQAIGALRQMRSEEGGRLAVFLLERVSLVEDGVHRVRDRAPIRLCEQVTRLRKAVKELAAAANVDQQRLAQEVAILADKLDIAEELDRFDSHIGSFRQSVRESGEEPVGKRLGFLLQEMVREANTTGSKANDATIFADVVMIKEELERIREQVENIE
- a CDS encoding DNA-directed RNA polymerase subunit omega, whose amino-acid sequence is MQVFLPKDVAKHATNKYLGVLVAAKFARVLNEFPRDRSAPGEKKLTTRALEDLTEGEIQYRVIPRRRAE
- the gmk gene encoding guanylate kinase gives rise to the protein MSPFPLILSSPSGAGKTTIARELVKRRTDLGYSVSCTTRPTRQGEVEGRDYYFLTAPEFEIARERGEFAESAEVHGYLYGTLRREVDRVLASGRHVVMDIDVQGARHLAAAYPSSVLVFVLPPDAGTLLARLRGRGTESADSFSRRLRSAVAELRAVDSYGYVVVNADLDHAVSSVSGILDAESNRLARIDGIHALVGAMVTDLESELAKLNRS
- the coaBC gene encoding bifunctional phosphopantothenoylcysteine decarboxylase/phosphopantothenate--cysteine ligase CoaBC, which encodes MRPFDGRRILLGVTGGIASYKSVMLARLLTQAGAEVDVVMTRAALEFVGAITFEAVTGRRTYSEIFGPGNALDHIRLAREASAYVVAPATADFMARAAHGHAGDLLTASLLANTSPVLLIPAMNDRMWANAQTVRNVAHLRELGYTVVDPDEGPLAVGEGMGPGRMPEPEAIIAHLSRLLEGNGDLSGRSLLVTAGATREPIDPVRFISNHSTGKMGVAIAAAAARRGARVTLVAGHLEVPVPLLVTRVQAETVEAMRDAVERELPGADALIMAAAPADYRPAKVATQKMKKSASALSPVIELMQTDDILVSTRAARKPGAVVIGFALETENLLENGAAKLESKDLDMIVANSALESGAGFGGDSNRVTLLSRGGAMEAIPLMPKTALAEIILDRLVALLNGRQG
- the dnaB gene encoding replicative DNA helicase: MSSSPVEFSIAPQARDPYSERRPPYSEDAEQAVLSAMLMDQAAVLRASEHVDDTMFYREGNRRIFRAMLSLSERGDVIDPLTLSEELSRTGDLQASGGKDYIAFLVDAVPTSANIEYHAKIVREKALRRRLIEVSTAIVSEAFESAAPAAELLDAAEQRIFEVNQARGTEAFTRLKELLWPTMERIELLQRGDDSITGVSSGFKDLDELTAGFQPSDLIIVAARPAMGKTAFILNIAQNAALDHNVPVAFFSLEMSKEALVQRLLTSEGRVDAQRLRKGRLHDDEFVRLGRAAGILSHAPIWIDDTPGITLLEMRSKARRLKIDNDIGLIVVDYLQLMQGPSNQENRQQEISYISRSLKSLARELRVPVVALSQLSRAPEQRTGENKRPQLSDLRESGAIEQDADLVMFIYRQEMYDGPTDKDGNSLEGRAEIIVGKQRNGPTGLVNLYFNKTFTRFESHSARTQPQ